The Candidatus Aenigmatarchaeota archaeon genome contains a region encoding:
- a CDS encoding DUF333 domain-containing protein has protein sequence MSFLRRVTFALLASLLCVLPAFAQEVSPFREFVYFDINNAYGEPLEGEVKVFLEHSGSRVDVTSACLEDNGLETANLRVPPGGYVFQVPLDKLNFPEYGTYLVAFEYSFLAGSETEKRAVEEVVMVKQEVVDELATCARQGGHCSASCDTETERIHEDFLDCGEESCCVPLRRGLTGDRSSSDGVEVNIGECGPVVCDEDEDLECALGEKCHFNKGGILSKPGYECKADSSCPGYYVHLETSFDEDEIVKVGDTSVAYFNIDAFYLDEDGDVESCDYCRVHYDEREKVDQSLSGELLALVHYEEYEDPDGEQFEADLDWVGITPTRVTGERKFSMECFCGEESYWAEDSVVVNREGLPESFDVIDYMPPVEDQRICGSCWAFAISSAVSGAYAYQAYKNGDDVDAPDLSEQFLVSCLSGGGGCMGEWPEAVLEFLVEHELPIPVESCLGYSETKCPLKQTDDEGCAEYVCSSSYCVESEPCTSMSCPEDAVCDESYLVTGYGSPGADIGQVKQAIMDYGPVIAAVSTLKGFHYDTHTCEHDYCLDQAYGHAVVIVGWDDSENSWIVRNSWGERTQEPNYPPGYLLISYRSCNIILERMAPLNYITGVEEAGDVPDFQESLDYSPSVSELESFMGLGSLGFGYAPGPNPAAQYCGDLGYEYRVRESENGGDRGFCAVSENVEYEAWEFMSGNTGTDYNYCASQGYQTRQVSESCSYTQNCSVCVDSNGREAMEDDLMLIGSAAFKTASESSSARDAFQVSDLLSVEKMHFGAVQLAISIVLIAVLVVAVMLAKRRNTTKLKK, from the coding sequence ATGTCATTCTTGCGTAGGGTTACTTTTGCGCTTCTGGCATCTCTACTCTGCGTTCTTCCCGCCTTTGCACAGGAGGTATCCCCTTTCAGGGAGTTTGTTTATTTTGACATCAATAACGCCTACGGTGAGCCACTTGAAGGAGAGGTTAAGGTTTTTTTGGAACATTCTGGCTCAAGGGTGGATGTGACTTCAGCATGCCTGGAGGATAATGGCCTGGAGACTGCAAACCTTAGAGTTCCCCCAGGTGGCTATGTGTTCCAAGTCCCCTTGGATAAGCTGAACTTTCCCGAGTATGGAACTTACCTGGTGGCGTTTGAATATTCCTTTCTTGCAGGATCCGAAACTGAGAAGAGGGCTGTTGAGGAGGTGGTAATGGTCAAGCAGGAGGTAGTGGACGAACTTGCGACATGTGCCCGGCAGGGCGGCCACTGCAGCGCTTCATGTGACACGGAGACCGAGCGCATCCACGAAGATTTCCTTGATTGTGGGGAAGAGTCCTGCTGCGTTCCCCTTCGGAGAGGTCTGACCGGTGACCGTTCCTCATCTGATGGCGTGGAGGTAAATATTGGTGAGTGCGGACCCGTTGTCTGCGATGAGGACGAGGATTTGGAGTGCGCACTTGGCGAGAAGTGCCATTTTAATAAGGGGGGTATCCTCAGTAAGCCGGGATATGAGTGCAAAGCTGACAGTTCCTGCCCCGGGTATTATGTGCATCTTGAAACCAGCTTTGATGAGGATGAAATCGTGAAGGTAGGCGATACAAGTGTGGCGTACTTCAATATAGATGCCTTCTACCTTGACGAGGATGGAGATGTAGAATCCTGCGACTACTGTAGGGTTCATTATGATGAGAGGGAGAAGGTTGATCAGAGTCTTTCGGGAGAACTTCTTGCTCTAGTCCATTATGAAGAATATGAAGACCCTGACGGTGAGCAGTTTGAGGCGGATTTGGATTGGGTGGGAATTACTCCGACCCGGGTGACTGGCGAAAGAAAGTTTTCAATGGAGTGCTTCTGCGGCGAAGAGTCTTACTGGGCTGAGGACAGCGTAGTTGTCAACCGGGAAGGATTGCCTGAAAGTTTTGATGTTATAGACTACATGCCTCCGGTTGAGGACCAGAGAATATGCGGCTCTTGCTGGGCGTTTGCGATTTCGTCTGCGGTAAGCGGCGCTTATGCTTACCAAGCGTACAAGAACGGGGATGACGTTGATGCACCTGACCTGTCGGAGCAGTTTCTGGTTTCCTGCCTTTCGGGTGGGGGCGGCTGCATGGGAGAGTGGCCTGAAGCAGTGCTTGAGTTCCTGGTTGAACATGAGCTGCCCATTCCTGTTGAGTCTTGCCTTGGATATTCAGAGACCAAGTGTCCACTGAAGCAGACTGACGATGAGGGCTGCGCAGAATATGTTTGCTCCTCCAGTTATTGCGTGGAGTCTGAGCCCTGCACTTCCATGTCCTGCCCGGAAGATGCGGTTTGTGATGAGTCTTACCTTGTAACGGGTTATGGAAGCCCAGGTGCAGATATTGGCCAGGTTAAGCAGGCGATTATGGACTATGGCCCGGTTATTGCAGCGGTATCTACTCTAAAGGGCTTCCATTATGACACGCATACCTGTGAGCATGATTACTGTCTGGATCAGGCATATGGCCATGCAGTGGTGATTGTCGGTTGGGATGACAGTGAAAATTCCTGGATTGTCCGGAATAGCTGGGGCGAGCGGACCCAGGAGCCCAATTACCCTCCAGGATACCTACTGATTAGCTATCGCTCCTGCAATATTATTCTGGAGAGGATGGCGCCTCTAAATTACATTACCGGGGTCGAAGAGGCGGGAGACGTTCCTGATTTTCAGGAGTCACTTGACTACTCACCTTCCGTTTCAGAGCTGGAATCTTTCATGGGCTTGGGCTCTTTAGGATTTGGCTATGCCCCGGGCCCAAATCCTGCAGCGCAGTACTGTGGGGACCTAGGGTATGAGTACCGGGTACGGGAATCGGAAAATGGGGGTGACAGGGGCTTTTGCGCTGTTTCAGAGAATGTAGAGTATGAAGCCTGGGAGTTTATGTCCGGAAACACCGGAACAGATTACAACTATTGCGCAAGCCAGGGTTACCAGACCCGGCAGGTTTCGGAGAGCTGCAGCTATACCCAGAACTGCTCTGTATGCGTTGACAGCAATGGGAGGGAAGCCATGGAAGACGACCTTATGCTTATTGGCTCTGCTGCCTTCAAAACAGCTTCGGAAAGTTCTTCTGCCAGGGACGCCTTTCAAGTCAGTGACCTTCTGTCCGTAGAGAAGATGCATTTTGGAGCGGTTCAATTGGCTATCTCCATTGTGCTTATTGCAGTCCTGGTAGTGGCAGTTATGCTGGCAAAAAGGAGAAACACTACCAAGCTAAAGAAGTAG
- a CDS encoding NFYB/HAP3 family transcription factor subunit, with amino-acid sequence MLEKFGLKAIRNKETYKSQKSRKETIHLHTVLRLSKKFGAERMSKEAAQALSVYLAEELKRVVQEADKLTRHAGRKTIMAEDIELAVRRVK; translated from the coding sequence ATGCTGGAAAAGTTTGGCCTGAAAGCAATAAGGAATAAGGAAACCTACAAGAGCCAGAAGTCGAGAAAGGAAACGATTCACCTGCATACGGTACTTCGGCTTTCAAAGAAGTTCGGGGCGGAAAGGATGAGCAAGGAGGCGGCGCAGGCACTATCGGTATATCTTGCTGAAGAGCTGAAAAGGGTTGTCCAGGAGGCAGACAAGCTCACGCGCCATGCCGGAAGAAAGACTATAATGGCAGAGGACATCGAGCTTGCGGTCCGCAGGGTTAAATAA
- a CDS encoding cupin domain-containing protein, with product MEAIEEVKGWGTMQHLFFKNNVEICRAEIGAGKTCSKHRHKFKHNGFFVESGKLIVRSWKGADSCQEIVLKEKDVLVVPPGVLHQFEAVEDTVAYEIYWVEIEKGDIEREV from the coding sequence ATGGAAGCAATAGAGGAAGTGAAGGGCTGGGGTACTATGCAGCACTTGTTTTTTAAGAATAATGTGGAGATTTGCCGTGCAGAAATTGGAGCAGGCAAAACCTGCTCAAAGCATAGGCACAAGTTCAAGCATAATGGCTTTTTTGTGGAGTCCGGAAAGCTGATAGTCCGCTCCTGGAAGGGCGCAGATTCCTGTCAGGAGATTGTTTTGAAGGAAAAAGATGTTCTGGTCGTCCCACCGGGAGTTTTGCACCAGTTTGAGGCAGTTGAAGACACTGTCGCCTATGAGATATACTGGGTGGAAATCGAAAAGGGGGATATTGAAAGGGAAGTCTGA
- a CDS encoding 2-isopropylmalate synthase: MASSGKHIEILDTTLRDGEQMKGVSFTPDEKLTIAKFLLKKINVDRIEICSARSSPGELQSAKDILSWASKNGLEPRIEILGFVDGELSVEWASQAGGRTINLLVKGSLKHLEGQLKQTPKEHMENISKVLLNAKRRKIKANVYLEDWSNGIAHSRPYVYKLVEFLLGAGVKRIMLADTLGILSPEETRTYVGAMAKKFGKAQFDYHGHNDYGLATANALAAATSGARGIHATVNGMGERAGNAHLAEVVAVINDMSSFRTHVDEKELYEASRLVERLSGVRSAVNRPIIGSNVFTQTAGVHADGDKKGGLYISKLNAERFGRVTEYALGKLSGRASLEHNLKRIGLELTKEQKDKVLRRIIDLGDRKSNLSPTDLSYIVSDVLGSPAKKTIEITKVLVPSGLNMIPTATVAILFRKEEYSDSATGNGGYDAFMNAIRKIIVDRLGLALPKLEDYEVTIPPGGKTDALVETKITWSQEGKVFYTIGVDSDQIMAAIKATEKMLNVVFQTN, from the coding sequence ATGGCATCCTCCGGAAAACACATTGAAATTCTGGATACCACCCTTAGAGATGGCGAGCAGATGAAAGGGGTCTCATTCACCCCGGACGAAAAGCTAACTATCGCAAAATTTCTTCTAAAAAAAATCAATGTTGACCGGATTGAGATATGCTCTGCAAGGTCCTCTCCGGGGGAACTGCAGTCCGCTAAAGACATTCTATCCTGGGCTTCAAAAAACGGCCTCGAGCCACGAATAGAAATTCTGGGGTTTGTTGACGGTGAACTGTCTGTTGAATGGGCTTCCCAGGCGGGCGGCCGCACGATAAACCTGCTCGTGAAGGGCTCGCTTAAGCACCTTGAAGGGCAGCTTAAGCAGACGCCAAAAGAGCACATGGAGAACATTTCAAAAGTCCTCCTTAATGCCAAAAGAAGAAAGATAAAGGCCAATGTTTATCTTGAAGACTGGAGCAATGGGATTGCCCACTCAAGGCCTTATGTATACAAGCTTGTCGAGTTCCTGCTGGGCGCAGGTGTGAAAAGGATAATGCTTGCCGACACACTTGGGATACTATCTCCTGAGGAAACCCGCACATATGTCGGGGCGATGGCAAAAAAATTCGGGAAAGCCCAGTTTGACTACCACGGCCACAACGACTATGGCCTTGCAACAGCCAACGCCCTTGCAGCGGCAACTTCAGGCGCAAGGGGAATTCACGCAACGGTAAACGGAATGGGAGAGCGCGCAGGAAACGCTCACCTGGCAGAAGTCGTGGCTGTGATAAACGATATGTCTTCCTTTAGGACGCATGTGGATGAAAAGGAGCTTTACGAGGCAAGCCGGCTTGTTGAACGGCTCTCGGGAGTAAGAAGCGCCGTAAACCGCCCAATCATCGGAAGCAATGTCTTCACGCAGACCGCTGGTGTACACGCCGACGGAGACAAGAAGGGCGGGCTGTACATTTCAAAGCTGAATGCTGAAAGGTTCGGGCGGGTCACAGAGTACGCCCTTGGAAAGCTCAGCGGGAGGGCAAGCCTGGAGCACAACCTCAAGAGAATAGGCCTGGAGCTTACAAAGGAGCAAAAAGACAAGGTTCTCAGGAGAATTATTGACCTGGGCGACAGGAAGTCAAACCTCTCGCCGACAGACCTTTCCTACATTGTCTCCGATGTCCTGGGAAGCCCCGCCAAGAAGACAATCGAGATTACAAAAGTTCTTGTGCCATCGGGGCTGAATATGATTCCCACAGCAACAGTTGCGATACTTTTCAGGAAGGAAGAGTACTCGGACAGCGCGACCGGAAATGGCGGCTATGACGCATTCATGAACGCAATCCGAAAGATTATTGTTGACCGACTCGGCCTGGCGCTTCCAAAACTCGAGGACTATGAGGTGACAATTCCCCCTGGAGGAAAGACAGACGCGCTGGTAGAAACAAAAATAACCTGGAGCCAGGAAGGAAAGGTCTTTTACACTATAGGTGTGGATTCAGACCAGATAATGGCTGCAATCAAGGCGACCGAGAAAATGCTGAATGTTGTGTTTCAGACGAATTAG
- a CDS encoding NAAT family transporter, with protein MVDFTFLWAAFLGIFAIVNPFSTAVVFLSITAGDREKKKRAMAKKASLVCACVLIFFMFSGTVLFDFFGLSLQAFQLAGGLLVAKLGFSMIESKSQLKEKERQESLRKEDVSIIPLAIPMLSGPGAITTAMVWMSQAAGPYEKFGLVLIAILISVISYIVLLNAKYLKNALGHTGVNVLEKLMGLIVLVMGIQFLINGLVDLNVLDLAE; from the coding sequence ATGGTGGATTTCACCTTTCTCTGGGCAGCCTTCCTGGGCATCTTTGCAATCGTAAATCCCTTCAGCACGGCAGTGGTCTTCCTCTCGATAACCGCAGGGGACAGGGAAAAGAAGAAACGGGCGATGGCCAAAAAGGCATCCCTTGTGTGCGCATGCGTGCTCATATTCTTCATGTTTTCTGGGACCGTCCTCTTCGACTTTTTCGGGCTGAGCCTTCAGGCATTCCAGCTTGCCGGCGGCCTTCTGGTGGCAAAGCTTGGCTTTTCCATGATTGAATCGAAATCCCAGCTCAAGGAAAAGGAAAGGCAGGAGTCTCTCAGGAAAGAAGATGTCTCCATCATACCTCTTGCCATACCCATGCTTTCAGGGCCGGGTGCAATAACAACCGCCATGGTCTGGATGAGCCAGGCCGCAGGGCCTTATGAGAAATTCGGCCTAGTGCTGATAGCGATTTTAATCAGTGTAATTTCATATATTGTGCTCTTGAACGCCAAGTACCTTAAAAATGCGCTCGGGCACACAGGAGTAAATGTTCTGGAAAAATTGATGGGGCTCATTGTCCTGGTCATGGGAATACAGTTCCTGATAAACGGGCTTGTTGACCTGAATGTGCTGGACTTGGCTGAGTAA